The DNA sequence TCctagaggatgggggaggggagagaggggagagagggtaCCCAGTCTTGGGCAGATCTCTCAAGGGCTCCCTCCTGCCTGGCATGCCTCATGCCACAGTGACTAGCTGGCActagagagatgggggaggatgaggggagaaagaggaaggagggagggtggaaaaGAGAGACAGCTTACACCATGTACTCCACAAAAGAATTCTTCTTCACAGGCTGGCCATGTCTTGTGGGTGCGCTTTGGAGGGAGTGCTTGTTGCATTGGGCAGCTTTCCTGTCAAGAGTGTGGGACTCTCCCAAAGAGCCGACTCAGTGGGGGAGCCTGGAAAGGCTTGGGACTACCCTAGTCCTTCTTTCTATTCCCAGGCCTGTATGGGAATAACTGTCCCCTCTCTTCTGCTAATCCTGGGGGGCAGGCCAGTTCAGGCCACTGGGTGGGAGGTTTTGTTTCTCCCTTatcatctctttcctctctggacATGGTCAGACCCTGTCCTGGTTGGACCATTGTTATTGGGGTGTCAAAGGTGATGGCAAGCTCTCCCAGAGTTAGACAGGAATTGCCACCATGGgtagcttttgtttccagagggTGGGGAGATTGCACCAGGAGAGAGATGGCACCCAGTATGGGAAACTGGGTGTAGGCCATCAGCTTCTAGAATCCATCCAGCCCTATAGATTTGTCTCTGGCTTGCTTATCTTGTCCTTCTGCCAACACAGGTTAGCAGTTTGGCTTGGCCTTCTTGAACCAAATTAAGAAGGCCGAGAACAGGCCCAGGGCCTAGAGAGCTCAGAGTGGCTGGCTGGTGCAACTCCCCAtcggggtggggaggggatggggcCGTGGGTCATCACTGGGCTAAGGCCTACTGCCCAGCATGTTTGCAGTCCTAGCTGCTCACCAGAACCTAGGACTCCAGAGCCTTTGTAGTAGGATCTCGGAAAGATGTTTGTCGTTTACTTAGTGGCTTAGAAGAGAGGAGACTATCATGGCCCCAGTGTCCATCCTGCACAGATAGGGATGGGTCCTGAGGAGGCAGTACGTTGTGGGTCCAGCACTAGTACCTCCTCTGCCCCTATGCTGTCTTGTGCCAGCTATCCAGAGAGTGAGTCACCTCTCCGTGGTCACCCAAGGATGACTTAATGGCCGACTTCTTTCAGAGTGAGCCCACATGCCACTTCTGTGGGCGCTCTTCAGTGACATGAGCCTCTCTCGGAAAGCTGGCTCCGTGGGAAGGTTAGGACCACAGTCAAGGTGATTGCCTTCCAGGAACTCCATCCATGCCAAGGTGTAAGCTTTGCTTAAACCCTCGCAAGGTGCTGAGATGGCTCTTACATGACAGGAAGCCACGCTTTGAATGCATGATGAGTATTGGCAGTGTCAGGGTTaacgctcacacatacacacacacacacacacacacacacacacacacacacacacaccactgtgtcGTTTGGACTAGAGCCTTCCGGTCCCTGTGACCGCTAGTGCTCATATTTCTTTGCCTTCTACAAAATCTTTGCCACCAAGTCTTAGGCTGATGGGTTAACCCAGGCAGGGTAAGAACCTTGCAGGGCTTGGAGGACTTAAAGCTGTATACAACACCATTCATCCCCACTCCTTGACAGTCTCTGGGAGGAAGCTTCTAGGTCATGGTCGCTGAGCCTGTGGCTGGAAAGAGGGGATGTCACCGATAACTCAAGCCACCCATCTCACATTACACAGGAGGAGCTTTCCTCCCTCTGGGGCTGGCAAAGACACACTGGAACCCAATGCCTAGTTGTCTGTGTCACAGACCAGTCCCCTCTGACTGAGCAGCACAGGCTCATGACAGTCTGGTGGCCATGTTCTTAGTGCTGTGGGCATGTACACTGCTTGGAAAACCCTGTGGGCAGAGCCCAGGCCAGGTCCCTCTAAAAGGGACTTTGTCCTGGGCTTTGGTAGTAGTTCCCTGGAAAGGTGGCCAGACTCCCAAGGCATATTGTACCAGCTACATAGATGAGCTGGTGAGTCCTCAGGGCATGTAAGGTTGGTTCCAGCAGGGACGAGCAGAAAGGGCTTCCTGATGGAGATtacaacatattttaatttttaagaggttttatttttaattatgtgtgtgcatgtctgtgtatggtTATTTGCATATGAATGCAGGTgttctcagaggtcagaggtgttggAATCCCCCAAAggtagaattacagacagttgtaagccatgTGACATGCGTGCtagctaggaaccaaacttgggttctctacaagagcagtatgggcacttaaccaatgagccatctcttcatagAACTATGTCCAGAGCCCCGTCACACCATATTTTAAACTGTGGGACCACGGATAACCCGGTGTTAGGAAAGGGGTTATATGGGGGAAGCCAATTAGATTTTGGGGATGAGGCTGAGTCTACGGCATCCGTGAAGCATTGTGGGGAAGCATCTCACCCATGTTCCCAGCCAGGCCTGCCCAGCCCCCCCCCTGTGATACCAGCTGAGGATCCAGCCCACAATGACCACTTCCTTTCCTAGGGACAGGCTCAGGTCCCCTGATCTTGGCAGAGGCTATGCTGATGGGGGTTCTGTGGGCATCACCACCGTCATCCTCCCTGCAGGGCTATGACTCCTTGATGCAGAACCAGCCTGGCCAGCTGCAGAGCCACAGGGCTCGGCTCCACCAGCAGATCAGCAAGGAGCTGCGAATGCGGACGGGTGCCGAGAACCTCTACAGGTGAGCACCTGCTACTGCGGGGCCCTGGATTGGGGACAGATGGGCAGATGAGCGTGACGTGGCTGCCACTTGGGTCCTAGGAGCCTCACTATATACTTTACCATTCAGCCTAGACCCTCACAGACAAACCAGACCATTGCCACCTCTAGGCCTCCCCACATATGCTTGGTCAGGAACCAAAAGCCTCCTTAGGAGGCCCAACAGGATCTGGTGAGCCTCGGAGGCTGCTCAGAAGCTGTGTATGGTAGGCGTCTGAGCACTCCAAGGCTGTAGACCTTGTAAATGATCTTCTGACCCAGCTTCCTCTAAACACAGTAACCACTCTGTACTCTGCAAGGGAGCCCAGGGCTATGACCCCCCAAcatcctcctcttccctgtcACCAGAGACCTCCTGCTCCCTGTGCTGGGGCCCAGTACAGACACAGGGAGGGCTGGCTGTGCCCACAGTCCAGGGAACTTGTGTTGGAATCACAATGGCTTTGGAGAATGAGCTGTGTAAGAGGAGGCATCATAGAAGAGGAAGGGGGgatggtggagagatggctcagtagttaaaagcactgactgctcttccagagcccctgggttcaattcccagcacccacatgacacctcacaaatgtctgtaactccagttccaggggacctgacaccctcacacagacatacgtgtaggcaaaataccaatgcacataaaataaaagataaataaatttttaaaaaaataggaggaAGGCACCTCTGAGCCAGCCCTACTTAGCTGTTGCCACCCTGACTCCAGCAGTGGGGTCTAGCCCAGCAGTACCCTGTGGGTGGACTCTGAAGCCTGGGTGCGACAGAACTGTTGGGGGTCTGGGTCACTGGATCCGCCTCAGGCATGggtcttctcccctctcccagagcCACCAGCAACACCTGGGTCCGAGAGACAGTCGCCTTGGAGCTGAGCTATGTCAACTCCAACCTGCAGCTGCTGAAAGAGGAGCTGGCAGAGCTGGGCAGCAGTGCAGATGTGGAGCAGCCAGAAGGGTGTGAGACACCAGGCGGGGCGCGCCCACATGTGTGGAGGGTGCAGCAGTGGGCAGGGAGCCTCGGGAGAGGTCTCCAGGCTGCTAGAGGCACTAGGTCTAGAGCTCCTATTTCTGCTTTTAGTGAAAGTGTTACTATTCCCATGATCCCCCTGGGCCTGAAGGAAACCAAGGAGTTGGACTGGGCCACACCCCTGAAGGTAAGTGCTGGCCTGTGACCTTTGAAGGACATGATCCTGAGGTGGGCTGGGGTTAGATGCTCCCTAATCTAGTCATCCCATTGAACAGGTGAGGAAGCtgaggatggggagaggaagggctgCCCTACCAGGAGCTAGCACtaccttcctgctgcctgatTCTGATGTCAACCTGGGCTAAGGGTTAGATAAAGGTTAGGATTGGGGCCCTGCCATAGAATGGCTATGAAGGGGCCTCTTCATTCTGGGAGCCCCAATATGACCACTATGGGTCCCAGGATCCCCTGCAGAGGGTCCCCTGGCTCAAGGATGTTACCCATCTGGTACCTGTTCTTTAAGAACGACTGGCTCCTGAGTGACCTGGAGAGCGTTCAGACCCCAGAACATTCCATGTCTCTTCTTCTCGGGCCTGTTGGGTCCCATGGGAAAATGACATGACCTTATTATGACTCAGTGTCTGAGTCTCCAAGATGGCATATGAAAGAATGTGTGTAAAATAGCACCTCAAGAATCCTGGCCCAGTTCTGTCTTTGGAATCCAGGACTTGGGAACCAAAGCGTCAGCATCCGCCAGTGTTACAGCCCCCAGGTCCTCAGCCCTTCCCTGGCCCCAACTATACAGACAACCTGCTCTTctctggctcctcccctccccagagcAGGCTGCCAGGCATGGCATGCCCCAAGGGCAATACCTGTTCTTCCAACAGGAGCTGATCTCTGAGCACTTTGGAGAGGATGGTACCTCCTATGAGACAGAGATCCAGGAACTAGAGGACCTACGGCAGGTGTGTGGGCTGCTTCCCCTCTTGCTGCTCCGGGGGCAGAAGTAGAAGCCAAGTCATAGGTTGTATCTCAGTGCAGAGGTTCACATGGAGCCCCCACACGCTAGGAAACCTGGGAGATAGGCAAAGCCAGTGTTCATGGAAGGACCTGGTGACTCTACTCTGGCCATGCTCTGTTGGTCTGGGCAGTGGTACTGCCTGTTCCCTCCCCGGGGCCTCCTTGGCCTTTTGtgccaggctgccctcaaagtTCCTGGGGTGTCAAGTATTCCTTGGAGTTGATGGCCAAGGAGATTTGAGGATGACATCATGAGTAGTGGATCCTGGGACTGGGCCCCACTGAATTCTCCCTTGCAGGCCACGAGGACTCCCAGCAGGGACGAGGTTGGCCTGGATCTGCTTGCTGCCTACTATAGCCAGCTCTGTTTCCTGGATGCCCGTTTCTTTAGCCCTGCCAGGAGTCCAAGGCTGCTCTTCCACTGGTAGGGAAAAGCAACAGAGGTGGAGGCCCTGGGATGGGAGGCCAGGTTGTTATGGGAACTGTACCCATCCTGACACCATACTACAGGTACGACTCGCTCACGGGGGTCCCGGCACAGCAGCGGACTCTGGCCTTCGAGAAGGGCAGTATACTGTTTAACATTGGGGCACTCCACACGCAGATCGGAGCGCGGCAGGACTGCTCCTGCACCGAGGGCACCAGCCATGGTGCTGAGGCTTTCCAGAGGGCTGCTGGTGAGGGCTGTCGAACATAGTAGGCGGGGCATGGTGCCCATCTCTGGGGCAGGAAATACGGCTGGTGGACATGACCTCCCTGCGTGAAAAACTTAGCACATAGGTCCTCTAGTGGGAAGTTCAGAAGGTAGTCCTGGTGGGCATGGGATGTCCCTGTCTGTTTGAGCACTCTCTCCATCCTCAGGGGCTTTCAGACTCCTGAGGGAGAACTTCTCCCATGCTCCGAGCCCAGACATGAGCACCGCGGCTCTCTCCATGCTGGAGCAGCTCATGGTTGCCCAGGCACAAGAGTGCATCTTCAAGGGCCTTCTGCTGCGGGCCTCTGACACACCCGACAGCTGTCCAGCTCAGCTGCAGTTGGCTCAGGAAGCTGCCCAGGTAAGGCCAGGGAGCCCTGCCTGGGAACCTCAATGAGATGGCCAAGCTGTGGccactcagagagcagagctcagcGGGACCTGAGCAGCGTTGGTTTGGGCCCAAGTCAGGCAGGAGTGGGCAACCACGAAGGAGGCACCCGCATCTAGTGCTCTGTGTCATTCCCTAATGCCAGTGGCTGCCCCGGTGCATGTGGTCCTGAGAACAGGAACCGAAGCCTGGATGTCCCGGTCTGGCTCGGCTAGCAGTCTAGGGAGAGGCTGCCAGATGTGGGGCAGAATAGGTGGAGCCCAGGGTGCATAGGCAGGGAACTTAGGCTGTCTACTAGGGGTCGACTGGCCTTGCCCCTTGAGCTCCCTGGgcccagagaaaggcagaggctcCATTTGGACCAGCATGCCTGTTGGCAGGTGGCAGCTGAATATGGGCTTGTGCACCGGGTCATGGCCCAGCCACCTGTCCGAGACCACCTACCCGCCTCTTGGACCAACCTGGCACATGTCAAGGCTGAGCACTTCAGTGCCCTGGCCCACTACCACACAGCCATGGCCCTCTGCGAAGGCTCCTGTGAGTGCGTCACCCCACATGCCTGCGTGAGCCCACAGAGGCTCTCTGCTCACACTCATGGCCTCTCTGACCCCCAGCAGCCCACAAGGGAGAGCTCCCGGGGCAGGAGCACGTCTTCCAGCCCTCAGCTACCTGTGAGCCCCAAGGCCCCACACTGCCGCAGCATCCGGAAGAGTGCAGGAAGCTTGGTGAGGCATCACAAACAGGGCCCTGGGCCAAACGTGGCAGGGTGCTCCCATAGTCACTCATCAGCTggcatccctgggttggtggaagctgctgagagaggggCTCCTGGGAGTGCTGGGCAGGTGGGTACATACTGGGGACAACTCTTCCCTTGCTCTACTGTTTGGCTTGGCAGAACTTTCCTAGTTTGGCCAACACTGTCTGACCCTATGGCCCTTTCCCTCTCCTAATGCATGATGAGACAGAGGGTCTGGGAACCAGCTGGGAAGGGCCCTTTGGCAGGGCTCCCGTGCattcatgtgtggtgtgtgtgtgcccagctTGACAGGGCCAGTTGTTAGGGCACCCATGCACGCATgtatgtgggtctgtgtgtgtgtgggggtgggtgggtgtaaCAGTGCTATGCCTGTGCACAGCGAAGGCCCACCTGAAGCGCGCCATCCTGGGCCAGGAGGAGGCGCTGCGGCTTCACACTCTGTGCCGAGTCCTGCGGAAGGTAGACCTGCTACAGGTTGTGGTAACTCAGGCACTGCGGCGATCGCTAGCCAAGTACTCAGAGCTCGAGCGTGAGGATGACTTCTTCGAGGCTGTGGAGGCCCCCGACATCCAGCGTGAGCAGCCAGGGAGGGCCCTTTGGGATGAGGATGTCAGTCAAATAGCCAGGCTGAGCCCCTGCAGCTACTGCTGAGGGACCGTCagccagccaggtgtggtggcacatgcctatggTCCcagcccagcactagggagactgagtcaggaggacAGAGTTGAAGGACAGCCTGGGTGGCATAGTGAAAACGTCTTTGGGTGGGTGAGGAGACAGCCTGGGCTGCGGAGTGGAGCCCTGGGAGGATATCAGGCCAGCATCCCCTACCATCCCCTTCCCTGCTTTCTTGGTTCTTGCAAGGCAAGAGGGGAGAGGGGCACAGTGCCAGTTGGGGCTTCCAGGTGGATCCCTTGAAGTCTCTCCATACATCATCTGTTTGGGGAACtagtatagccctggctgtcagtGGGAACACCAGGCTTTGAGGAGCCAGGAAAGTCCCACTTGCAACTGAGGGCCACACACTCCTCTGAACTGAGCCAAGTCCCATCCGTGGAACTCTGGTTCTGGGAGGTTCAAGAGTCTGGGGTTCGGTTCCaattctcttttccctcctgacCTGTCAGCCAAGACCCACCAAGCACCAGAGGTGAAAATGCCGAGCCTGTCCCAGGTGAAGGTGACTGACCTCTTCCATCGACTGGTGAGCAAGCCcgctctccctccctgtcccccttCCCTTTGGCCCCTCAACTGTTTCTGTCCTAGGGGATATAGGCTAAGATGGGTTTGCCAGGCAGGTCAGGGCTCTTTGACTGCCACCCAGCCAGGCCTCTACCACTTGTCTCCTTCCAGGGACCCCTGTCTGTGTTCTCAACCAAGAATCGGTGGCAGCTGGTAGGGCCAGTGCGCATGACCCGAGGAGAGGGTGGCTCTGGTTTCACACTGCGGGGAGACTCACCTGTCCTGATCGCTGGGGTTGTTCCTGGGAGTCAGGCTGAGGTAAAGGTCCTCCGGTCCCTGGTATTGAGATCCCAGACCATCAAAGTCTGCCACCGCCTCACTGATCTGCGTTCTCCATAGTCCGCTGGCCTGAAGGAGGGCGACTACATCGTGTCTGTGAATGGGTGCCCTTGCAAGTGGTGGAAACACGTGGAGGTGGTGGCGCAGCTGAGGGGCGTGGGCGAGGACAGCGTGAGCCTGCAGGTCGTGTCCCTGCTGCCCAGCCCTGAGCCACGTAACACGGTGAATCCTTGGCCTGGGAGAAGATCCCCAAACTCCAACCCTACCCAGCCCCGGCCTTCCTCTTGATTGTCCAAGAGGCCTCAGAGCGAAGGTGGGAAGGTGGCCTTCAGTGGAGGTGGCTTCCTGGGCAGTGTTCACCTGTGATGATACCTCCACAGTGTGGCTATCGTCCTGCTCCAAATGAAGCCCACAGCCCATATCAGTGGGGGTTTGTCCCCAGACTAGAGGCTTCTAAACCAGTCTATTCCAGAGGTCACATCCTTTCAACAAGGCCATTCCAGGGTTGAATGGCAAGCAGCCTTACATGGCCACTTCAGATGTCCCCAACATGTTCCTAACACGCCTATCACTCCTAGAGGGCTCTGTCCTCTTCCCAGGGTGGCCACAGATAGGGCAGGCCATAATGGATGACCACATCTGTCCCTGTCCTGGCTGTAGGGACCCCGACGACCGGCACTgctgtggagtcagagagagtGTGGCTTCGAGACGCCGATGCCTGCCCGTGCCCGCCCCTGGCCCATCCTTGCCTGGAGCCGcaagaacaaacaaagcaagactGGGAGTCAACCAGACCCCTGCACGAACAGGAACTGTGTCACCTGTCCCTGAGCTGGACACCCTGGACCCCTGCGTGCCCCGGGTGGCTGTGGAGGCCATTTTGCTGTGTCCATCACCCTGTAACCAGCTCCAGCTAGCCAGGTGTACCTAGTGCATCCTGCCCTCTGCGCTAGGGGACCAACAGGCTGCCCCCCCCACCTTCCTTAGAACTAGAGATGTTTATTAAAAATGTCGGTCAGATGAGAGGAGTCTGAGCCCAGTGCTGAGACCATGGCCTCTTTACCTGCACCAGGGATGCCCCAGTCACTCCAGTGCTCCCTGAGACCATGGCCACTCTACCCGCACCAGGGATGTCCCAGTCACTCCAGTGCTCCCACGGCTGCCCTCTGAGGAGGGCAGCTGGGCTGGTGCTGTTCCACCCACGCCTCTTGGCCCCTGCCATGCCCCATCTACTCTGCTGCTGCGTTGGCTCTATCCTCAGGTCCAGTTGCTCTGGGAATGTCCCCTCAGACATGTCTTCCTACCCTGAAGAACAGGCCTGCTGCAGAGCGGCCCTGCCAATCACCTCTCTGACCTCCCTTCCCTTGCCGTTCTCTCTCCGTATGAGGTCCCAGCGAAGGCATTTTATCTTCAGCCTCCTTATAGTGCCCCAACTTTCAGAGTCCGACCTTTTGTCCAGGAAACAAGTATTCTGGCCGCCCGGCTGCCCAGTTCCAGCTGCTCCCATGCAGGCCTGGGCAGGTCTCTTAGAAGAGTGGGCTCAGGACCTGAACTCCAAAGGGACAGGATGGGGGCACCATGTGGGAAGCAACCCTAAACTGTGTACGGCAAAACCATGGAGATGCTCTTCCTCAAAGGCAGTGGAAGGTTCAGGATAGGAACAGAAAGACTGCCCAAGGTGCATGAAACCCTGGGCTTAATTCCCAGAACTAGAACAAAAAACAGATGGGGAACTTGTTCCCAGAGACCACCAGGGGGCAGCGGTTGCCCACTCATGCAGCCCTAGGAGGCTACAGCTCATCCAAGACCCGAGAATCTGAGGAAGGACCAGCTCCACAGCCCACACCCTTACATCCTCCAATCTCTTCTGTGGGGCTCCCAGGTAAGAGTACCCGATTCTATGCTTCGGGTCTGGCTCCACAGTCTAGTGTCCCGCTGCACATCACCCCGTGCGGAGGGGACGAATGTAAACCGTAAGCACGTGAGTCAGGAAGATCCAAGCACAACTTCCTTCCGAAGCAGTCGAGGTTCCCAGGGGACCCAGGTGTGTCCCCTCCTTCTTCACCTGCCCTCTTAGGACAATCTCCAGTGCAGCAGAATGGCCAAGGTCACTCAGGCTCCTCAGCTcttgttaattttattaataaaactgtGTGTCAAGGAGGCCATTACATGATAATCAGAGAAGACAGGCTGGGCAGCCCTTGTGGAGGGTGGTGAATGCGagggccctcccctcccccactcctcccccaccccaagcaggcatgcaagcatacacacacaccttggatGGTCTGTCAAGACGAGGGAAGGAGCTGCCCCTCACCTACACAGTGACTCTAGGCTGCCACAGCCTGATGCCACACTCTGCTGACCGCACCATGCCCAGGCCTTTGTTCCCGGGGGTCCTTGCTTAACTGAGCCCCTCCACCTGAAATCACAAATCTCCTGCTCAAAATTCACCGTTTTAGGGGTCCCTCTTAAAGTTGTTCCTGTGCCATGGTGACTCCTCCCAGCAGGAGCCATTGTGTCTGAGTGGCTTATCCATGCCTTCTCCCAGTGTGAGACGAGTCCCTGGGGCACACTGTCCCTGGGCAGGACAGCGGTCCCTGGCTGAGGCCCAGCTGCCATGGCAGGAGAGCTCCTAGGACCATGGTTCCCTGGGTCTAGAGCTCTGTCTGGGCTAGGACTGTGTGGTAATGGAAGCCCTACCTAGCCCTCTGTGTGAACTTCTTTAGACAGGAAAATAGGTGTGTGTAACATAGGCCGGCACCGTGGGAGCCAGCCAGAGAGCCGTGCATGCTGGAGGGTACTAGCCCTGATCTTAACAATGCATGGCAGCCATCCCAGTGGGTCAGCTGAtggacacccccaccccccacaaggAATGTGAGCAAACCTGGGTTCTGGCCCATTTACCCTGGCATGTTTCTTGCCACCACCCTGCCCCACACTGTTCCCTGAACCTTCCTACCTAGCTGGCATCTTCTCAGACTTCAGAGTCCATGTCCCTTTCTTGGGCAGCTCTTGTTTGTCCAAACCCCCTCTCTGAGCTGCAGCCCCTTCTGGCTCAGCAACATAAATGCTAACTACTGTGGATCATAGGTGGGCCCTAGGGCCATGAACAAGGACCGGGCCAGCTGGTCAGTGAGGGCCCTGAATA is a window from the Microtus ochrogaster isolate Prairie Vole_2 chromosome 15, MicOch1.0, whole genome shotgun sequence genome containing:
- the Rhpn1 gene encoding rhophilin-1 isoform X2, whose protein sequence is MILEERPDDPGASEDSDRLQEDSSNPKSHQQHLGPRDSRLGAELCQLQPAAAERGAGRAGQQCRCGAARRVESVTIPMIPLGLKETKELDWATPLKELISEHFGEDGTSYETEIQELEDLRQATRTPSRDEVGLDLLAAYYSQLCFLDARFFSPARSPRLLFHWYDSLTGVPAQQRTLAFEKGSILFNIGALHTQIGARQDCSCTEGTSHGAEAFQRAAGAFRLLRENFSHAPSPDMSTAALSMLEQLMVAQAQECIFKGLLLRASDTPDSCPAQLQLAQEAAQVAAEYGLVHRVMAQPPVRDHLPASWTNLAHVKAEHFSALAHYHTAMALCEGSSAHKGELPGQEHVFQPSATCEPQGPTLPQHPEECRKLAKAHLKRAILGQEEALRLHTLCRVLRKVDLLQVVVTQALRRSLAKYSELEREDDFFEAVEAPDIQPKTHQAPEVKMPSLSQVKVTDLFHRLGPLSVFSTKNRWQLVGPVRMTRGEGGSGFTLRGDSPVLIAGVVPGSQAESAGLKEGDYIVSVNGCPCKWWKHVEVVAQLRGVGEDSVSLQVVSLLPSPEPRNTGPRRPALLWSQRECGFETPMPARARPWPILAWSRKNKQSKTGSQPDPCTNRNCVTCP
- the Rhpn1 gene encoding rhophilin-1 isoform X1 → MILEERPDDPGASEDSDRLQEDSSNPKGYDSLMQNQPGQLQSHRARLHQQISKELRMRTGAENLYRATSNTWVRETVALELSYVNSNLQLLKEELAELGSSADVEQPEGESVTIPMIPLGLKETKELDWATPLKELISEHFGEDGTSYETEIQELEDLRQATRTPSRDEVGLDLLAAYYSQLCFLDARFFSPARSPRLLFHWYDSLTGVPAQQRTLAFEKGSILFNIGALHTQIGARQDCSCTEGTSHGAEAFQRAAGAFRLLRENFSHAPSPDMSTAALSMLEQLMVAQAQECIFKGLLLRASDTPDSCPAQLQLAQEAAQVAAEYGLVHRVMAQPPVRDHLPASWTNLAHVKAEHFSALAHYHTAMALCEGSSHKGELPGQEHVFQPSATCEPQGPTLPQHPEECRKLAKAHLKRAILGQEEALRLHTLCRVLRKVDLLQVVVTQALRRSLAKYSELEREDDFFEAVEAPDIQPKTHQAPEVKMPSLSQVKVTDLFHRLGPLSVFSTKNRWQLVGPVRMTRGEGGSGFTLRGDSPVLIAGVVPGSQAESAGLKEGDYIVSVNGCPCKWWKHVEVVAQLRGVGEDSVSLQVVSLLPSPEPRNTGPRRPALLWSQRECGFETPMPARARPWPILAWSRKNKQSKTGSQPDPCTNRNCVTCP
- the Rhpn1 gene encoding rhophilin-1 isoform X3, yielding MILEERPDDPGASEDSDRLQEDSSNPKGYDSLMQNQPGQLQSHRARLHQQISKELRMRTGAENLYRATSNTWVRETVALELSYVNSNLQLLKEELAELGSSADVEQPEGESVTIPMIPLGLKETKELDWATPLKELISEHFGEDGTSYETEIQELEDLRQATRTPSRDEVGLDLLAAYYSQLCFLDARFFSPARSPRLLFHWYDSLTGVPAQQRTLAFEKGSILFNIGALHTQIGARQDCSCTEGTSHGAEAFQRAAGAFRLLRENFSHAPSPDMSTAALSMLEQLMVAQAQECIFKGLLLRASDTPDSCPAQLQLAQEAAQVAAEYGLVHRVMAQPPVRDHLPASWTNLAHVKAEHFSALAHYHTAMALCEGSSAHKGELPGQEHVFQPSATCEPQGPTLPQHPEECRKLAKAHLKRAILGQEEALRLHTLCRVLRKVDLLQVVVTQALRRSLAKYSELEREDDFFEAVEAPDIQPKTHQAPEVKMPSLSQVKVTDLFHRLGPLSVFSTKNRWQLVGPVRMTRGEGGSGFTLRGDSPVLIAGVVPGSQAESAGLKEGDYIVSVNGCPCKWWKHVEVVAQLRGVGEDSVSLQVVSLLPSPEPRNTGPRRPALLWSQRECGFETPMPARARPWPILAWSRKNKQSKTGSQPDPCTNRNCVTCP